From the Nodularia sp. NIES-3585 genome, one window contains:
- a CDS encoding ABC transporter ATP-binding protein, whose translation MAKFRDILNYFHSDWKLSVFSIAASSVYEIIDLVVPYAIGQILNVLSNQPLDRPLQRAIARIAEFINYPVNQTLSLAVLLGLIFLVTVVRAPTQPWMTLWFHWDIPLRARRDQTQTAIAKILTLPVEFYDENNPGRVSGRVARGLINHTWSYPEIAGQLIPKLFRVLGIFIFILLIEWRIAVLYLISFVVIVAFSLKDLQRIIWHESLLDKYMESTESRTSELITNIKTVKAFATESQELKRQKQRLDRELIVVDHRIHKGYVRLITLQKAVIQFCVFVILGLTLAATVDGRITLGHFIMTLTLSSMAYAELEPISTLAESFSRRYSSMLRFHEFLQAPIASGSVGLLDETNQAESPYKFTGKIELSHISFAYDHSRQVLQDINLLIEPYQTVALVGRSGSGKSTLVKLLLRYFEPQEGEIFIDGQDIRTLDVGKYRRRLAIVHQEVDIFNGTILDNLTYGRPNATLEQVKEACRIARVDEVMEHLPQGYYTVVGERGVRLSGGQRQRLGIARALLVQPDVLIFDEATSSLDYESERSIQLAMRSIQGTCTTIVIAHRLSTVREADKIVVLDQGRIAEVGSHDQLLRQEGIYRRLHSLQETGELLS comes from the coding sequence ATGGCCAAATTTCGAGATATTCTTAATTACTTTCATTCTGACTGGAAGCTAAGTGTTTTCAGTATTGCCGCATCCAGCGTTTACGAAATTATTGATTTGGTGGTTCCTTATGCGATTGGGCAGATTTTAAATGTTTTGTCTAATCAACCTTTGGATAGACCATTGCAAAGAGCGATCGCTAGGATTGCAGAATTTATCAATTACCCAGTTAATCAAACTCTATCATTGGCTGTATTACTGGGGTTAATTTTTTTAGTTACCGTAGTCAGAGCGCCAACACAGCCTTGGATGACCCTTTGGTTCCACTGGGATATTCCCTTAAGGGCGCGTCGAGATCAGACTCAAACAGCGATAGCTAAAATTCTGACTCTCCCAGTGGAATTTTATGATGAAAATAATCCCGGACGCGTTTCTGGGCGAGTAGCCAGGGGGCTGATTAACCATACTTGGTCATATCCCGAAATTGCTGGACAATTAATTCCTAAACTGTTTCGTGTGCTGGGAATTTTTATATTTATATTATTGATTGAATGGCGAATTGCTGTTTTATATCTAATTTCTTTTGTAGTTATTGTTGCCTTTAGTTTAAAGGATTTGCAACGGATAATTTGGCACGAAAGTCTCCTCGATAAATATATGGAAAGTACTGAAAGCCGCACTTCAGAATTAATTACTAATATTAAAACAGTCAAAGCATTCGCCACAGAATCCCAGGAACTAAAGCGACAAAAGCAACGATTGGATCGTGAATTAATAGTTGTTGATCATCGGATTCATAAAGGTTATGTCAGGCTGATTACTTTGCAAAAGGCTGTAATTCAATTTTGCGTATTTGTAATTTTAGGTTTAACTTTAGCCGCAACGGTAGATGGGAGAATTACTCTCGGTCATTTTATCATGACTTTAACTCTTTCCAGCATGGCTTATGCGGAATTGGAACCTATTAGTACACTGGCAGAATCTTTTTCGCGGCGCTATTCTTCGATGTTGCGGTTTCATGAATTTTTGCAAGCACCAATTGCATCTGGTTCGGTTGGTCTTTTAGACGAAACAAATCAAGCCGAATCACCTTATAAATTTACAGGCAAAATTGAGTTATCGCACATTAGTTTTGCATATGATCACAGCCGTCAAGTTTTGCAAGATATCAACTTGTTGATTGAACCATATCAAACAGTGGCGTTAGTGGGGCGTTCTGGTTCTGGTAAGTCTACTTTAGTAAAATTGCTGTTACGGTATTTTGAACCTCAAGAAGGTGAAATTTTTATTGATGGTCAAGATATTCGTACCTTGGATGTAGGTAAGTATAGGCGCAGGCTAGCGATCGTTCACCAAGAAGTGGACATTTTCAACGGTACTATCTTGGATAACCTCACCTACGGCAGACCAAATGCGACTCTGGAACAGGTCAAGGAAGCTTGTAGAATTGCCAGAGTTGATGAAGTCATGGAACACCTCCCTCAAGGTTATTACACCGTTGTCGGGGAGCGTGGTGTGAGATTATCTGGAGGACAAAGACAGCGTTTAGGAATTGCGAGGGCCTTGCTAGTACAACCTGATGTGTTGATTTTTGACGAAGCTACCTCTAGCTTAGATTACGAGTCTGAGCGTTCCATTCAATTAGCCATGCGCTCAATTCAGGGAACTTGCACCACCATTGTGATTGCCCATCGTCTGAGTACAGTCCGGGAAGCCGATAAAATAGTGGTTCTAGATCAAGGCAGAATTGCTGAAGTGGGTAGCCATGATCAACTGTTGCGTCAGGAGGGCATTTATCGCCGCTTGCACTCCCTGCAAGAAACCGGAGAATTGCTGAGTTAG
- a CDS encoding fasciclin domain-containing protein, with translation MKLSQNLIKKALFNIISVGSLVALSACAEPVTQAPPVTEAPPAAPPVADTRIETTADLNLAELTQAAAREGQFQTLTRAVEAAGLQDQLATPGPYTVFAPTDAAFDALPTGTLDNLLRPENKDQLTKLIAYHVIPGQVTSSQLTSGEVNTVEGSPVTLVVDDATQAVTVNDARVTQADIPASNGIVHVIDQVILPPDFPEN, from the coding sequence ATGAAACTCAGTCAAAATTTGATAAAAAAAGCATTGTTCAATATTATCAGTGTAGGCAGTTTAGTTGCTCTATCTGCCTGCGCTGAACCCGTAACACAAGCTCCACCAGTAACGGAAGCGCCTCCTGCTGCTCCTCCTGTTGCAGATACTCGTATAGAAACAACTGCTGACCTCAATTTAGCTGAACTGACACAAGCAGCAGCCAGGGAAGGACAGTTTCAAACCCTAACACGGGCAGTTGAAGCCGCCGGCTTACAGGATCAATTGGCAACACCGGGACCTTACACAGTTTTTGCACCTACTGATGCCGCTTTTGACGCGTTACCCACAGGTACTTTAGACAACCTCTTGAGACCAGAAAACAAAGACCAATTAACGAAGCTCATTGCCTACCATGTTATCCCAGGACAAGTTACCTCTAGTCAACTGACATCTGGAGAAGTCAACACAGTTGAGGGTAGTCCTGTGACATTAGTTGTTGATGATGCTACCCAAGCCGTCACTGTTAACGATGCTAGGGTGACTCAAGCGGATATTCCAGCTAGCAATGGCATTGTCCACGTCATCGATCAGGTGATTTTACCACCAGATTTTCCAGAGAATTAG
- a CDS encoding ChuX/HutX family heme-like substrate-binding protein, producing the protein MNNNLKDFLEACENLGTLRIIVTSSAAVLEARGKIEKLFYAELLKGKYANMHTEGFEFHFNMDKITQVKFETGEAKRGNFTTYAIRFLDEQQEVALSLFLQWGKPGEYEPGQVEAWQNLRQQYGEVWQPVPIETM; encoded by the coding sequence ATGAATAACAATTTGAAAGACTTTTTAGAAGCTTGTGAAAACTTAGGAACTTTACGCATTATTGTGACTAGCAGTGCGGCTGTATTAGAAGCTCGCGGCAAAATAGAAAAGCTATTTTATGCCGAATTGCTTAAAGGTAAATATGCAAATATGCACACTGAAGGCTTTGAGTTTCACTTTAATATGGATAAAATTACTCAAGTGAAATTTGAAACAGGTGAAGCGAAACGAGGTAACTTTACCACTTATGCAATTCGGTTTTTAGATGAACAACAAGAAGTGGCTTTAAGCTTATTTTTGCAATGGGGTAAACCCGGAGAATATGAACCTGGACAAGTGGAAGCTTGGCAAAATTTACGGCAACAGTATGGGGAAGTTTGGCAACCTGTACCCATTGAAACCATGTGA
- a CDS encoding iron ABC transporter permease, with protein MKILSLAAGSKQRIVWAVLFLLMGLLVTLVLSLSQGAVPLTVAEFWQAILHKGDPIKQTIVWDLRLPRIVAAVIVGAALGMSGALLQGMLRNSLADPFILGISAGAGLVVILMIVLQVFPIAIPLAAWLGAILTSILVILLGRVGSGISVERLILGGVAVSSLLGSVQTTLLLLAEDGQIQIALSWLVGSLNGRGWREISTAGPYIVVALLGGWLLARSVNVLALGDDMAVGLGVSLTRSRILIGGVATLLAAGAVSICGLIGFVGLVVPHGVRLIVGTDHRFVLPLSALAGAWLLTFADLLSRLGAVELPVGAVTALLGSPLFIWLLYRRSAGSSQL; from the coding sequence ATGAAAATATTATCGCTAGCTGCTGGTAGCAAACAACGCATAGTTTGGGCGGTTCTGTTCCTGCTGATGGGACTATTAGTCACCCTAGTACTTTCTCTGTCTCAAGGTGCAGTCCCCCTAACTGTAGCGGAATTTTGGCAAGCAATTCTTCACAAAGGCGATCCCATCAAACAAACAATTGTCTGGGATTTGCGCCTCCCTCGTATTGTTGCGGCTGTAATTGTGGGTGCAGCCTTGGGGATGTCCGGCGCACTGCTACAAGGAATGTTACGTAATAGCTTGGCTGATCCATTTATTTTAGGAATTTCCGCCGGCGCGGGACTTGTGGTGATTCTGATGATAGTTTTGCAAGTCTTCCCCATTGCTATTCCTTTAGCCGCATGGTTAGGGGCAATTTTGACTTCAATTCTTGTGATTTTGCTTGGTCGTGTTGGTTCGGGAATTTCGGTAGAACGGTTAATTTTAGGTGGAGTTGCGGTAAGTTCCTTATTAGGGTCAGTACAAACTACATTACTTTTACTAGCCGAAGACGGTCAAATTCAAATCGCCTTAAGTTGGCTAGTTGGTAGCCTGAATGGACGAGGCTGGCGAGAAATTTCCACGGCTGGCCCTTATATTGTTGTCGCCTTGCTGGGGGGATGGCTACTGGCGCGGTCTGTAAACGTGCTGGCTTTGGGAGATGATATGGCTGTCGGTTTAGGAGTATCATTAACGCGATCGCGGATATTAATTGGCGGTGTCGCCACTCTATTAGCCGCAGGTGCAGTTAGTATCTGTGGTTTAATTGGTTTTGTCGGTCTTGTAGTTCCTCACGGTGTCCGCTTGATTGTCGGTACAGATCATCGGTTTGTTTTACCACTTTCAGCCCTTGCAGGTGCTTGGTTACTCACCTTTGCAGATTTACTTTCTCGACTAGGAGCAGTAGAATTACCAGTTGGTGCGGTCACGGCTTTATTGGGTTCACCGTTGTTTATCTGGTTGCTATATCGTCGTTCTGCTGGTTCGAGTCAACTGTAA
- a CDS encoding ABC transporter ATP-binding protein: MPLELQNLTGGYTTLPIVQDINLSLQTGEWLSLVGANGSGKSTVLKLLSRILSPQQGTVLLDGKAIHSQPPHIVAQKLALLPQQQTVPVGLTVRQLVSLGRTPHQPWWQWELNIEDRQKVEAAIQETQLEKLSARLVEQLSGGERQRAFLALALAQEPKVLLLDEPTTYLDINYQLQLLELLKNLNQHQNLTIVTVLHELNLAARYSSRIALLKQGRLWEVGTPSAVLTPNSIAQVFGVESVIIHTPVGLQVCAISAV, from the coding sequence ATGCCCCTAGAACTGCAAAATCTAACTGGTGGTTATACCACATTACCCATTGTTCAAGATATTAACCTGTCTTTACAAACAGGAGAATGGTTAAGTTTAGTTGGTGCTAATGGTTCGGGTAAATCTACAGTCCTGAAATTACTGAGTCGGATTCTTTCGCCACAACAAGGCACAGTCCTGCTTGATGGTAAAGCCATTCATTCCCAGCCTCCTCATATAGTGGCACAGAAATTGGCATTGTTACCGCAACAACAAACAGTTCCTGTGGGCTTAACAGTGCGCCAATTAGTCAGTTTAGGACGCACCCCGCATCAACCTTGGTGGCAATGGGAATTAAACATTGAAGACAGGCAAAAAGTTGAAGCAGCAATTCAAGAAACGCAACTAGAAAAATTGAGCGCTCGCCTAGTTGAACAACTTTCTGGTGGTGAAAGACAACGCGCTTTTTTAGCCTTAGCACTAGCGCAAGAACCCAAGGTATTACTATTAGATGAACCCACCACTTATTTAGATATCAACTATCAACTACAACTCTTAGAACTGCTCAAAAATCTCAATCAACACCAGAATTTAACTATTGTCACAGTTTTACACGAATTAAATTTAGCCGCCCGCTACAGTTCCCGCATTGCCTTACTAAAACAAGGTCGTCTCTGGGAAGTTGGCACACCCTCAGCTGTTCTCACACCTAATTCTATCGCCCAAGTTTTTGGTGTAGAATCTGTAATTATTCACACACCTGTTGGTTTACAAGTTTGTGCTATTTCTGCTGTTTAA
- the rpoD gene encoding RNA polymerase sigma factor RpoD, producing the protein MNQANNVLESIYQPDLEIINQPELELELLVEEEEEEEDLLINDDGEDEFLEPQSDEDDTKSGKAAKSRRRTQSKKKHYTEDSIRLYLQEIGRIRLLRADEEIELARKIADLLELERVRDRLQEQLEREPEYREWAEAVQLPLPAFRYRLHIGRRAKDKMVQSNLRLVVSIAKKYMNRGLSFQDLIQEGSLGLIRAAEKFDHEKGYKFSTYATWWIRQAITRAIADQSRTIRLPVHLYETISRIKKTTKLLSQEMGRKPTEEEIATRMEMTIEKLRFIAKSAQLPISLETPIGKEEDSRLGDFIESDGETPEDQVSKNLLREDLEKVLDSLSPRERDVLRLRYGLDDGRMKTLEEIGQIFNVTRERIRQIEAKALRKLRHPNRNSVLKEYIR; encoded by the coding sequence ATGAACCAGGCTAACAACGTACTCGAAAGCATTTATCAGCCTGACCTAGAAATAATAAATCAGCCTGAGCTCGAGTTAGAACTCTTAGTCGAAGAAGAAGAAGAAGAAGAGGACTTGCTGATTAACGATGATGGCGAAGATGAGTTTTTAGAGCCTCAGTCTGATGAGGACGACACAAAGTCTGGAAAAGCCGCTAAATCACGTCGTCGGACACAAAGCAAGAAAAAGCACTACACCGAAGACTCGATTCGCCTTTATCTGCAAGAAATTGGTCGGATTCGCCTATTGCGGGCAGACGAAGAAATTGAATTGGCGCGAAAAATCGCTGATTTATTGGAATTGGAAAGGGTGCGGGATAGACTGCAAGAACAGTTAGAACGCGAACCTGAATATCGGGAATGGGCAGAAGCCGTACAACTACCATTACCAGCATTTCGTTATCGCCTGCATATTGGTCGCAGGGCAAAAGATAAAATGGTGCAATCGAACCTGCGTCTTGTGGTGTCAATTGCCAAGAAATACATGAATCGTGGTTTGTCCTTCCAAGATTTAATTCAAGAAGGTAGTCTCGGTTTGATTCGCGCCGCAGAAAAGTTTGACCACGAAAAAGGTTATAAGTTTTCTACTTACGCTACATGGTGGATTCGTCAAGCAATTACCCGTGCGATCGCTGACCAATCTCGTACTATCCGCCTACCAGTTCACCTCTACGAAACTATTTCGCGGATTAAGAAAACTACCAAGTTGCTATCTCAAGAAATGGGTCGCAAACCCACTGAAGAGGAAATCGCTACTCGCATGGAAATGACCATTGAGAAGTTGCGGTTTATAGCTAAATCTGCCCAATTACCTATTTCATTAGAAACGCCCATCGGTAAAGAAGAAGATTCTCGATTGGGCGATTTTATTGAGTCCGATGGTGAAACTCCAGAAGATCAGGTTTCCAAAAATCTACTACGCGAAGACTTAGAAAAAGTCCTCGACAGCCTCAGCCCTCGTGAACGTGATGTTCTCAGACTCCGCTATGGTTTGGATGATGGTCGCATGAAAACTCTGGAAGAAATTGGACAAATTTTCAACGTTACTCGCGAGCGAATTCGTCAAATTGAGGCAAAAGCACTCCGCAAGTTACGTCACCCGAATCGCAACAGTGTTCTTAAGGAATATATTCGGTAG
- a CDS encoding carbohydrate ABC transporter permease has protein sequence MNQIKPQDWNFIKQRLTPYLFLLPALILLALTVFWPAIQAFYLSFTSYEDLSQPPQWIGFGNFLRLWKDAVFWKTLENTFLYLLGVVPILVMAPLVLAILVNQKLRGMSWFRAAYYTPVVISMVVAGIAWKWLYAENGLLNQLLKTWNIFPEGIPWLTSPEKLLGIVPISLASVMAVTVWKGLGYYMVIYLAGLQSISADVYEAAAIDGSDGIRKHWDITVPLMKPYLALVAVISAISATKVFEEVFIMTQGGPLNSSKTIVYYLYEEGFSNLEISYACTIGLVLFLIILALSVLRLAINQQEDITI, from the coding sequence ATGAATCAAATTAAGCCCCAAGACTGGAATTTTATCAAACAAAGACTGACTCCTTACTTATTTTTGCTCCCAGCTTTAATTCTCTTGGCTTTAACAGTTTTTTGGCCAGCAATACAAGCCTTTTACCTCAGCTTTACCAGTTACGAAGACCTTTCCCAGCCACCCCAATGGATAGGTTTTGGTAACTTTCTCCGCTTGTGGAAGGATGCAGTTTTTTGGAAAACATTAGAAAACACTTTTCTTTATCTTTTGGGTGTTGTACCAATTTTAGTCATGGCTCCCTTGGTTTTGGCAATTTTAGTAAATCAGAAACTGCGAGGGATGAGTTGGTTTAGAGCAGCTTACTACACCCCAGTGGTGATATCAATGGTAGTTGCTGGCATAGCTTGGAAATGGCTGTATGCAGAAAACGGTTTACTCAATCAGTTACTCAAAACTTGGAATATTTTTCCCGAAGGAATTCCTTGGCTAACTAGTCCAGAGAAGCTACTTGGCATCGTACCAATTTCTCTTGCCAGTGTCATGGCTGTCACCGTCTGGAAGGGACTCGGCTACTACATGGTAATTTATTTAGCAGGGCTGCAATCAATTTCGGCTGATGTGTATGAAGCCGCAGCTATTGATGGTTCAGATGGTATCCGCAAACACTGGGATATTACCGTACCCTTGATGAAACCGTATTTAGCACTTGTGGCGGTAATTTCTGCGATTTCTGCCACTAAAGTCTTTGAAGAAGTATTTATTATGACCCAAGGTGGTCCACTCAATAGCTCCAAAACGATTGTTTACTATTTGTATGAGGAAGGCTTTAGTAACTTAGAAATTAGCTATGCTTGCACCATTGGATTAGTACTATTTTTGATAATTTTAGCCTTATCAGTCTTGCGGTTAGCTATTAATCAACAGGAAGATATCACAATCTAA
- a CDS encoding GIY-YIG nuclease family protein, translating to MESENNLPIEHQNVPVNHRGLHEFLYSSDDEHDTTAVAVTPEFANNGAEIMPLDTWRKADPNAKIAGVYAVLDAKRQTQYIGYSRNVLLSLNGHVSQYGEQKCAFVRVQTFKFPKRQEMEDLRDAWIAEVETTPPGNAAEGGVWANTVGEAAKAVMSEVERQAYEEKKLKLRKAMADSTLSKEIEKVDASEAERQLQLEAAVKNDDWSSVIDAQTEETKS from the coding sequence ATGGAATCTGAGAACAATTTGCCAATTGAGCATCAAAATGTACCAGTCAATCACCGTGGATTACATGAATTTTTGTATAGTTCTGACGATGAACACGATACCACTGCGGTGGCTGTAACGCCTGAATTCGCCAATAATGGGGCGGAAATTATGCCTTTGGATACTTGGCGTAAGGCTGATCCGAATGCCAAAATTGCCGGGGTTTACGCGGTTTTGGATGCAAAAAGACAAACTCAGTACATTGGCTATTCCCGGAATGTGTTGCTTTCCCTCAACGGTCATGTTAGCCAATATGGTGAGCAAAAGTGCGCTTTTGTGCGTGTGCAAACCTTTAAATTTCCCAAGCGTCAAGAAATGGAAGATTTGCGAGATGCTTGGATAGCAGAAGTGGAAACTACACCACCTGGTAATGCTGCTGAAGGTGGAGTGTGGGCCAATACGGTAGGCGAGGCGGCTAAGGCGGTAATGTCAGAAGTGGAACGCCAAGCTTACGAGGAGAAAAAATTAAAGTTACGCAAAGCTATGGCTGATTCAACTTTGTCTAAAGAAATAGAAAAGGTGGATGCGAGTGAAGCAGAACGTCAGCTTCAACTGGAAGCGGCTGTGAAAAATGATGACTGGAGTTCAGTGATTGACGCGCAGACAGAGGAAACTAAATCTTAG
- a CDS encoding sigma-70 family RNA polymerase sigma factor — protein sequence MPSIEKILKLYPLLTHYEQLELSKKINRLVLLEKQELNWILKFNRCPTDDELATANGISVSELNEAFREGFAAKEKMILSNLRLVSWIARKYQNKKVSFQDLFQEGVFGLIIAVNRYNLLMGTTFATYAYWYILKEIQTAYFNNCRSIWLPISIYKKIS from the coding sequence GTGCCATCTATTGAAAAAATATTAAAATTATATCCACTCTTAACACATTATGAACAATTAGAACTAAGTAAAAAAATCAACCGCTTAGTCTTATTGGAAAAACAAGAATTAAATTGGATATTAAAATTTAATCGTTGTCCAACCGATGATGAATTAGCTACAGCTAATGGGATTAGTGTATCAGAATTAAACGAGGCATTTCGTGAAGGTTTCGCAGCTAAAGAAAAGATGATTCTTTCTAATCTACGCTTAGTCTCATGGATTGCTAGAAAATATCAGAATAAAAAGGTAAGTTTTCAAGATTTATTTCAGGAAGGTGTGTTCGGTTTAATAATTGCTGTAAACAGATATAATCTACTCATGGGTACTACTTTTGCTACCTATGCTTATTGGTATATTCTTAAGGAAATCCAAACAGCTTACTTCAATAATTGTCGTAGTATATGGTTGCCAATTTCAATTTATAAAAAAATATCATAA
- a CDS encoding chlorophyll a/b-binding protein: MTNATNVNAPVNENRNEWRWGFTPQAEIWNGRLAMIGFLAAALIELFSGQGFLHFWGIL, from the coding sequence ATGACAAACGCAACAAACGTTAACGCTCCGGTAAATGAAAATCGCAATGAATGGCGTTGGGGCTTTACACCCCAAGCAGAAATCTGGAACGGTCGCTTGGCAATGATTGGCTTTTTAGCAGCCGCGCTCATCGAGTTGTTCTCTGGCCAAGGTTTTCTGCATTTTTGGGGCATTCTGTAG
- a CDS encoding DUF6816 family protein: MFWIRGIGIFFLILILFLVNGKAQAGELAERLANFPQWEQLTSVKRAEGDLVYPDWFAGSWEVTSTLVDLVAPLAPDIVTPGFESNRQQLNQPVSFVVRFIEEKPPITGLKLIPKIAKSSILVADRAFNSLNLARAYLGDEAVLSTKVDPDSPNRQITRLRGERQLVSIVTARAIETTSKANFITSEVFQQIFKGGSRPYFNAVESTTAYHKLSTSNPAIEADQVTAVYLSPQDPDYFAAASRPVALYRYHLEFSSTPED, from the coding sequence ATGTTTTGGATCAGAGGAATAGGGATTTTTTTCTTAATACTTATATTGTTCCTAGTAAATGGAAAAGCACAAGCTGGAGAATTAGCAGAACGCCTAGCAAATTTTCCCCAATGGGAACAACTCACTTCCGTAAAACGGGCTGAGGGCGATTTAGTTTATCCTGATTGGTTTGCTGGTTCATGGGAGGTTACAAGTACATTAGTAGATTTAGTTGCACCTTTAGCACCGGATATTGTTACCCCTGGATTTGAATCGAATCGCCAACAACTTAATCAACCAGTGAGTTTCGTAGTTCGTTTTATTGAAGAAAAACCTCCTATTACTGGGTTGAAACTCATTCCAAAAATAGCTAAATCATCAATTTTAGTAGCAGATAGAGCTTTCAATAGTTTGAATTTAGCCAGGGCTTATTTAGGTGATGAAGCTGTATTATCAACCAAAGTAGATCCAGATTCACCTAATAGACAAATTACCCGTTTACGTGGCGAACGGCAATTAGTTTCTATTGTGACTGCACGCGCTATCGAAACTACCTCAAAAGCAAATTTCATCACCTCAGAAGTATTTCAACAAATATTTAAAGGCGGTTCGCGTCCCTATTTCAATGCAGTAGAATCTACTACCGCATACCATAAACTTTCTACATCTAATCCAGCAATTGAGGCAGACCAAGTAACTGCTGTTTATCTTTCACCTCAAGACCCAGATTACTTTGCCGCAGCTTCTCGTCCAGTTGCCCTATATCGCTATCACTTAGAATTTTCATCTACTCCTGAAGATTGA